The following are from one region of the bacterium genome:
- a CDS encoding 4Fe-4S binding protein, with protein MPAFVNPDECTGCESCIEACPTEAIAMTGDGVAKVDPDTCTDCEACLEACPTEAITMAD; from the coding sequence ATGCCTGCTTTTGTGAACCCCGACGAGTGCACCGGGTGCGAGTCCTGCATCGAGGCCTGCCCGACCGAGGCCATCGCCATGACCGGCGACGGCGTCGCGAAGGTCGACCCCGACACGTGCACCGACTGCGAAGCGTGCCTGGAGGCTTGCCCGACCGAAGCCATCACGATGGCCGACTGA
- a CDS encoding MauE/DoxX family redox-associated membrane protein — translation MTDPAAVGVATGSRFRTIPDWMDLLLRFLVGGTFVYASFDKILDPAGFAQSIAHYRLAPAWLLHPMAMLMPWLEFVAGGAMILGLARRGAAWLVILMLVMFMAAIGSAMARGLDISCGCFGTEDAHTVGLSLLLRDLALLAGAAVLAAARATRRSF, via the coding sequence ATGACTGACCCCGCCGCCGTCGGCGTCGCCACCGGCAGCCGCTTCCGGACGATCCCCGACTGGATGGACCTGCTGCTGCGCTTCCTGGTGGGCGGCACCTTCGTCTACGCATCGTTCGACAAGATCCTCGACCCCGCGGGTTTCGCGCAGTCCATCGCCCACTACCGGCTGGCGCCGGCCTGGCTGCTGCACCCGATGGCCATGCTGATGCCCTGGCTGGAATTCGTGGCCGGAGGGGCAATGATCCTCGGCCTCGCCCGCCGCGGCGCCGCTTGGCTGGTGATCCTGATGCTGGTGATGTTCATGGCCGCCATCGGTTCGGCCATGGCGCGCGGCCTGGACATCTCCTGCGGCTGCTTCGGCACCGAGGACGCCCACACCGTGGGCCTTTCGCTGCTGCTGCGCGACCTGGCCCTGCTGGCCGGGGCGGCCGTCCTGGCCGCGGCGAGGGCGACCCGCCGATCCTTCTGA
- a CDS encoding rhodanese-like domain-containing protein: MAESAPGIQPFARARPLREAALLLALSLAAAGLSWAVRTPRLPLRADLAAYELDLGFPIMSAAEAVALFLDNACVPVDTRAGAPARRIPGSFALGQETFDDDLREVFDFLSPADPLLVYGDGNLLVAAAVAGRLRERGFTDIHLLQGSLDGWEQAGGELQTDAEIQAEDGGAGHD; the protein is encoded by the coding sequence GTGGCCGAGAGCGCACCCGGGATCCAGCCGTTCGCGCGCGCGCGCCCCCTGCGCGAAGCCGCGCTGTTGCTGGCCCTGTCCCTGGCCGCCGCGGGGTTGAGCTGGGCGGTGCGCACGCCGCGCCTGCCGCTGCGCGCCGATCTGGCCGCCTACGAACTCGACCTGGGCTTCCCCATCATGTCGGCCGCCGAAGCGGTGGCCCTCTTCCTGGACAACGCCTGCGTCCCGGTGGACACGCGCGCCGGCGCGCCGGCGCGCCGCATCCCCGGCTCCTTCGCCCTGGGGCAGGAGACCTTCGACGACGACCTGCGGGAGGTCTTCGACTTCCTCTCCCCCGCCGACCCGCTGCTGGTCTACGGCGACGGCAACCTGCTGGTCGCCGCCGCCGTGGCCGGCCGCCTGCGGGAGCGCGGGTTCACGGACATCCACCTGCTGCAGGGATCGCTCGACGGTTGGGAGCAGGCCGGCGGCGAGCTCCAGACCGACGCCGAGATCCAAGCCGAAGACGGGGGGGCCGGGCATGACTGA